A DNA window from Citrobacter tructae contains the following coding sequences:
- a CDS encoding flagellar hook-basal body complex protein FliE, which translates to MSINTIAPASTMQTQMMQDMQQMQAVAQAPVLSPMQINAVGAQLASSPVSFDRVLQGALNHVDQFQQVAEQKQTAIEMGKSDDLAGAMIASQQASLSFSALVQVRNKVASGFNDLMSMSV; encoded by the coding sequence ATGAGCATAAATACGATAGCCCCAGCCAGTACGATGCAGACGCAGATGATGCAGGACATGCAGCAGATGCAAGCGGTCGCCCAGGCACCCGTACTTTCGCCGATGCAAATTAACGCCGTCGGCGCGCAGTTGGCATCATCACCGGTCTCATTCGATCGTGTCCTGCAAGGCGCACTCAATCATGTTGATCAATTTCAACAGGTTGCTGAGCAAAAACAAACGGCCATTGAGATGGGGAAAAGCGATGACCTGGCAGGAGCAATGATCGCCAGCCAGCAGGCATCGCTATCGTTTTCCGCACTGGTGCAGGTACGAAATAAAGTCGCTTCCGGATTCAATGACCTGATGAGCATGTCAGTCTAA